The Raphanus sativus cultivar WK10039 unplaced genomic scaffold, ASM80110v3 Scaffold1335, whole genome shotgun sequence genome includes the window GGGAGAGCTAGGTAGCGAACCACAACTGCATCAGTGAGGAGGAGAACTTAGGCCTATCAGTCCGTAGACTCGAAATCATGTTTTTTATAGTGAGTTTTGCCTGGTTGATTAGTCCATCAGATGAGGAGAACTGAGAATTGTGGAGTCTCCGGTTTCTTTCTGTCCAAAGCGTGTACAATACTGCTTGCCAGGAGAGGAGTAGAAGTGTCTTCCGAACCTTGTTTGTAGTGTGGGCTTTGAGCTGGGGGAGAAGAGTGATCCACTGCCTAGTAGATGTGAAACCACACTTTGCTGCAATTACCTTCCAAACTTCCCAAGTAAAGCTGCAGTCAAAGAAACAATGGGCAATAGACTCATTTTCAGTATTGCAAAACAAGCATTGTGGATCAGTCTGAATTCCCCAACTCAAAATCCTGTCGCGTGTTGGGCATCTGTTCCTCACCATCAACCACACCAGGAACATGTGCTTTGGAATGCCTCCTGAGAACCACACCTCATTATGCCAAGGCACTTGAGGGGCTAAAGGGCGAAGCAGTTTGTAAATAGCACCCGTGCAATAGCTAGTGCTCCTCTGATTCTCCGGCCACCATTCAAATTCATCGATGTGGAGAGTAAGGGACAGGGTAGAGAGATAGGTGATGACCTGTAGTTGGCGATTGGAACGAGCATGAGGGATGATCCAGTCGCCATTATCCCATAGCTCAGCAAGAGTAGCATTGCTGCCGACCGGGAAATGTAGAGGACCTGAATCTTTGAGATAATCAGAAAGTTTACCATACGGAGACCAGTTTGTTGACCAGAAGTAAGTTGTTTCTCCATTGTGAACCTGTTTCCTAATCCAGGGATAGACAATGTCCCTAGTATCAAGCAActctattttgtttatttgagaTAAATTGTCATTTAACTTTTGATAGGATATCAAGTTGTAATAgttgttcatttttttctcataaaTTATCAAGTATTGAAATATTCCACAATTATCAAGTATTGaaagttagtttttttcttataaccACCAGCTCGAATAATCTATATCAGCATTGAACATTGACTAAAACATATCCAACGAAAACCAGAAAATCGACTTAAGCTGTTAGACTAATATCAATAGTGTAAACCAAACTGACATAAATTTTTGACGTACCAGGTTTTTAACTTATGACtgtaaaaaaagtaaaagttgcTTATACAAAAGATCCCAATCCCTTGTCTACTTTGGATTCTTGCATTTTTAGAGACTTTCTTGATAGGGGTATGGAACTTTCCGAAGCTCCTTTGTTTCCCTGCCAAGTTCCatctatcaaaatatttatcttttccTTACAAAAGTCATATTTGGATCAATTAATCtataatattctaatttttctttttctttgtatcACAATCAGGTGTTTGACTACTGACTAGTCGTTTGctaaataataaagattaaaattatataagattaaaatttaactattcaaatttttttttaattttactaaatcaattttacattttctaaaaagaattacttttataaaataaatattatgttttctcaaaaaaaaaaattgtacatatATATGACATCTTCAT containing:
- the LOC108851183 gene encoding uncharacterized protein LOC108851183; this translates as MNNYYNLISYQKLNDNLSQINKIELLDTRDIVYPWIRKQVHNGETTYFWSTNWSPYGKLSDYLKDSGPLHFPVGSNATLAELWDNGDWIIPHARSNRQLQVITYLSTLSLTLHIDEFEWWPENQRSTSYCTGAIYKLLRPLAPQVPWHNEVWFSGGIPKHMFLVWLMVRNRCPTRDRILSWGIQTDPQCLFCNTENESIAHCFFDCSFTWEVWKVIAAKCGFTSTRQWITLLPQLKAHTTNKVRKTLLLLSWQAVLYTLWTERNRRLHNSQFSSSDGLINQAKLTIKNMISSLRTDRPKFSSSLMQLWFAT